One genomic region from Osmerus eperlanus chromosome 6, fOsmEpe2.1, whole genome shotgun sequence encodes:
- the haao gene encoding 3-hydroxyanthranilate 3,4-dioxygenase codes for MSGDPLFVNVKRWIAEHENAFLPPVCNKLMHFHQLNIMFVGGPNTRKDYHIEEGEELFFQVKGDMCLKVVENGKHKDIHIREGEMFLLPARIPHSPQRQANTVGLVVERRRLQTETDCLRYYVENSSDILFERWFYCENLGTQLVPVIKEFMSSEQHRTGKPNPAEVFRQPPFQLNTMNVMTPFCFKDWVDKQRPSLATGRPIDMFGAQFETETMLYGPGQTEMSRRESDVWLWQLEGSSRVTMDKQEYPLSAGDSLLIPGQSQYQWTREEGTVSLMVIQNPERKRP; via the exons ATGAGTGGGGACCCTCTTTTTGTTAACGTAAAGAGATGGATAGCAGAACATGAGAATGCCTTTCTTCCACCAGTGTGTAACAAACTCAT GCATTTTCACCAGCTGAACATCATGTTTGTTGGTGGTCCCAATACCAGAAAGGACTACCACatcgaggaaggagaggag CTCTTTTTTCAGGTGAAAGGGGACATGTGTCTGAAGGTGGTAGAGAATGGCAAACACAAGGATATTCATATCCGTGAAGGAGAG ATGTTTCTGTTGCCAGCCCggatcccccactccccccagagACAGGCCAACACCGTGGGCTTAGTGGTTGAGAGAAGGAGGCTTCAGACGGAGACTGACTGCCTGAGGTAC TACGTGGAGAACTCGTCAGACATCTTATTTGAGCGGTGGTTCTACTGCGAAAACCTGGGGACCCAGCTTGTGCCTGTTATTAAAGA GTTTATGTCCTCTGAGCAACACAGGACAGGAAAGCCAAATCCAG CTGAAGTCTTCAGACAGCCTCCTTTCCAGCTGAACACCATGAATGTGATGACCCCCTTCTGCTTCAAGGACTGGGTGGACAAACAGCGCCCCTCCCTGGCCACCGGCCGTCCCATCGACATGTTCGGTGCCCAGTTTGAGACGGAG ACTATGCTATACGGTCCTGGCCAAACTGAGATgagcagaagagagagtgaTGTGTGGCTATGGCAGCTG gaaGGCTCTTCTCGTGTAACTATGGACAAACAGGAGTACCCTCTTTCTGCGGGAGACAGTCTGCTCATCCCAGGACAGAGCCA GTATCAGTggacgagggaggaggggacagttTCTCTGATGGTCATTCAGAACCCTGAAAGAAAACGACCATGA
- the LOC134022891 gene encoding hydroxycarboxylic acid receptor 2-like, whose amino-acid sequence MATMAAVTAVINHSTRADNIYSNCNNTQNLLKVLPPVLIIEMLVGLPGNLIALWIFSCRLKVWRPNTLFLFNLVLADFLLLISVPFRIDNHFREENWVFGDTWCRVNLFMLAVNRSSSIAFMTAVAMDRYFKVVHPHHRINRMTSTQAKWVAVGIWMVVISLRIPLLATKLLQKHKDKFLCRSFNPPNAPPSIMLHYIVFMGEFFFPLLLLLFCSARIACILRQRQMNRKKKVRRAVRVVLVIVLVFVICFFPGFATGLAAMALKKVGADCAANHMAAQVFMLSIGFTYMNSALDPIIYCFSSSMFRNSLKSSINCLGLVDMRLSRRGNVTSGG is encoded by the exons ATGGCTACAATGGCTGCTGTGACTGCAGTGATAAATCACTCTACAAGAGCAGACAACATATACTCAAACTGta atAACACCCAGAACTTGCTGAAGGTTCTGCCTCCAGTTCTGATCATAGAGATGCTAGTGGGCCTGCCTGGCAATCTGATAGCTTTGTGGATCTTCAGTTGCCGTCTGAAGGTCTGGAGGCCCAATACACTGTTCCTGTTCAACCTGGTCCTGGCAGACTTCCTGCTTCTCATCAGTGTGCCTTTCCGCATCGACAACCATTTCCGTGAGGAAAACTGGGTCTTTGGTGACACCTGGTGTCGCGTCAACCTCTTCATGCTAGCAGTCAACCGCTCAAGTAGCATCGCCTTCATGACGGCCGTAGCGATGGATCGCTACTTTAAGGTGGTTCACCCACACCACCGCATCAACCGTATGACATCCACTCAGGCAAAGTGGGTGGCGGTGGGGATCTGGATGGTTGTGATCTCCCTCAGAATCCCACTGCTGGCCACTAAACTACTCCAGAAGCACAAAGACAAGTTCCTGTGTCGGAGCTTCAACCCCCCCAATGCTCCTCCATCGATCATGCTGCACTACATAGTGTTCATGGGGGAGTTCTTCTTCCCCTTGCTGCTCCTGCTCTTCTGCTCGGCCAGGATTGCCTGCATCCTCCGCCAACGCCAGATGAACCGGAAGAAGAAGGTGCGAAGGGCCGTGCGCGTTGTGCTCGTGATAGTACTCGTATTTGTCATCTGCTTCTTTCCGGGATTCGCCACAGGCCTAGCGGCGATGGCTTTAAAGAAGGTCGGTGCTGACTGTGCGGCCAACCACATGGCTGCTCAGGTTTTTATGCTGTCTATTGGGTTCACCTACATGAACAGTGCCCTGGACCCTATCATTTACTGCTTCTCAAGCTCCATGTTCCGCAACAGCCTGAAGAGCTCCATCAATTGCCTGGGCCTGGTGGATATGAGGCTGAGCCGCAGAGGCAACGTGACCAGCGGTGGGTGA
- the LOC134022376 gene encoding transmembrane protein 229B-like yields the protein MQRLRESIRGSGMEARTRRLISSKTLVYEAGEDEEAPSEAPGEGSPHHGCLSPLARLYVYALHGCLCEVAFTALCDWWDTQDKRLAGHTSLWALPMYACAIFLMERLRNRLLARRRPLLLRLVIYTLFIYVWEFSWGMGLGLLGACPWDYSGFRYNLAGVVTLEYALPWAGAALIAEQHVIRNTLRIRMES from the exons ATGCAAAGGCTCAGGGAATCCATACGTGGCTCAGGGATGGAGGCGAGAACAAGGAGGTTGATCAgctcaaaaacattag TGTATGAGgctggagaggatgaggaggcccCATCAGAGGCACCCGGGGAGGGGTCCCCCCATCATGGCTGTCTGTCCCCCCTGGCTCGCCTCTACGTCTACGCCCTGCACGGCTGTCTGTGTGAGGTGGCCTTCACTGCCCTCTGTGACTGGTGGGACACCCAGGACAAGAGGCTGGCAGGACACACCAGCTTGTGGGCACTACCCATGTACGCCTGTGCCATCTTCCTCATGGAGCGCCTGCGCAATAGGCTGCTAGCAAGACGTCGCCCCCTGCTGCTTCGGCTGGTCATCTACACCCTGTTCATTTACGTATGGGAGTTTAGCTgggggatggggctggggctgttgGGGGCTTGTCCTTGGGACTACTCTGGGTTCAGGTATAACCTGGCGGGGGTGGTGACTCTGGAGTACGCCCTGCCCTGGGCCGGGGCGGCACTCATAGCAGAGCAGCATGTGATCAGGAACACTCTCAGGATACGGATGGAGAGCTGA
- the LOC134022374 gene encoding hydroxycarboxylic acid receptor 2-like, whose amino-acid sequence MTAMATMTAVTAVINHSTRGDNISSNCITTQNLVVKVLPPVLIIEMLVGLPGNLIALWIFSCRLKVWRPNTLFLFNLVLADFLLLISVPFRIDNLFRGENWVFGDTWCRINLFMLAVNRSSSIAFMTAVAMDRYFKVVHPHHRINRMTSTQAKWVAVGIWMVVISLRIPLLATKLLQKHKDKLLCRSFNHYKVIPPSIMLHYIVFIGEFFFPLLLLLFCSARIACILRQRQMDREQKVRRAVRVVLVIVLVFVTCFMPGIATGLAGMALKAVGANCAANHLAAQLFSLSIGFTYMNSALDPIIYCFSSSMFRNSLKSSINRLGLVDMRLSRRGSMTSDG is encoded by the coding sequence ATGACTGCAATGGCTACAATGACTGCTGTGACTGCAGTGATAAATCACTCTACAAGAGGAGACAACATATCCTCAAACTGTATTACCACCCAAAATTTGGTGGTGAAGGTTTTGCCTCCAGTTCTGATCATAGAGATGCTAGTGGGCCTGCCTGGCAATCTGATAGCTTTGTGGATCTTCAGTTGCCGTCTGAAGGTCTGGAGGCCCAATACACTGTTCCTGTTCAACCTGGTCCTGGCAGACTTCCTGCTTCTCATCAGTGTGCCTTTCCGCATCGACAACCTTTTCCGTGGGGAAAACTGGGTCTTTGGTGACACCTGGTGTCGCATCAACCTCTTCATGCTAGCAGTCAACCGCTCAAGTAGCATCGCCTTCATGACGGCCGTAGCGATGGATCGCTACTTTAAGGTGGTTCACCCACACCACCGCATCAACCGTATGACATCCACTCAGGCAAAGTGGGTGGCGGTGGGGATCTGGATGGTTGTGATCTCCCTCAGAATCCCACTGCTGGCCACTAAACTACTCCAGAAGCACAAAGACAAGTTACTGTGTCGGAGCTTCAACCACTACAAGGTTATTCCTCCATCGATCATGCTGCACTACATAGTGTTCATCGGGGAGTTCTTCTTCCCCTTGCTGCTCCTGCTCTTCTGCTCGGCCAGGATTGCCTGCATCCTCCGCCAACGCCAGATGGACCGGGAGCAGAAGGTGCGAAGGGCCGTGCGCGTGGTGCTCGTGATAGTACTCGTATTTGTTACCTGCTTCATGCCGGGAATCGCCACAGGACTAGCGGGGATGGCTTTAAAGGCGGTCGGTGCTAACTGTGCGGCCAACCATTTGGCTGCTCAGCTCTTCAGCCTGTCTATTGGGTTCACCTACATGAACAGTGCCCTGGACCCTATCATTTACTGCTTCTCAAGCTCCATGTTCCGCAACAGCCTGAAGAGTTCCATCAACCGCCTGGGCCTGGTGGATATGAGGCTGAGCCGCAGAGGCAGCATGACCAGCGATGGGTGA